In Methanobacterium veterum, a single genomic region encodes these proteins:
- a CDS encoding RNA ligase encodes MNIDWRRNNSLTHFFFHCSTCDLESKVVIENFLDKKLHEILHVKAEKLDHAIKTGIIKFFEFHGFPAMQFKKDVGVMETGTVIYFRNKIEVIRGFPKIRRTLMLSPTLKNHFKDKIALEEKMNGYNVRIASIGDEIIAITRRGYVCPYTTKKALEIMDLKDFFNDNPDLVICGEMLGTENPYVAHYYEEVGDIGFRVFDIRKKVSNEPMSIKEKTELLEKYGLPIVRLIGIYEVNEALSIIKKVIKEIGSVGREGIVIKDPSMEIPPLKYTSSEAHDDELRYAFTYPFDFGRDFFFSRVIREGFQAFEMKENKEELEKRAHRLGEAILYPMIDTIKNVASGNTAGENLIIDVANAEEAEDFLHYLHDLGVFAVLIKFEGNKAVIRKIHQSTTDKITNYINGGLY; translated from the coding sequence ATCTAGAATCTAAAGTTGTTATAGAAAATTTTTTAGATAAAAAACTTCACGAGATCCTGCACGTGAAAGCAGAGAAACTAGATCATGCAATTAAAACAGGCATTATTAAATTTTTTGAATTCCATGGATTTCCCGCCATGCAGTTTAAAAAAGACGTTGGCGTAATGGAAACAGGAACTGTAATTTATTTTAGGAATAAAATCGAAGTAATAAGAGGCTTTCCCAAAATAAGAAGAACATTAATGCTTTCACCAACTCTTAAAAATCATTTCAAGGATAAAATCGCTCTTGAAGAAAAAATGAATGGATACAACGTACGTATAGCATCAATAGGCGACGAAATAATTGCTATAACAAGGCGGGGGTATGTATGCCCATATACTACAAAAAAAGCGTTAGAAATTATGGACTTAAAAGATTTCTTTAACGACAATCCAGATCTAGTTATATGTGGAGAAATGCTTGGTACTGAAAATCCATACGTGGCCCATTATTACGAAGAAGTTGGAGATATAGGGTTTAGAGTATTTGATATACGCAAAAAAGTCTCAAATGAGCCAATGTCCATTAAAGAAAAAACAGAATTACTTGAAAAGTATGGTTTACCTATTGTACGGCTTATTGGAATATATGAAGTTAATGAGGCACTATCTATCATTAAAAAAGTGATTAAAGAAATAGGAAGTGTCGGCAGAGAGGGAATTGTAATTAAAGACCCTTCTATGGAAATTCCGCCCTTAAAATATACTTCTTCAGAGGCACATGACGATGAACTCCGTTATGCATTCACCTATCCATTTGACTTTGGAAGAGATTTTTTCTTTAGTAGAGTGATAAGAGAAGGTTTTCAGGCATTTGAAATGAAAGAAAACAAAGAAGAACTTGAAAAAAGAGCACATAGGCTTGGAGAAGCAATTTTATACCCAATGATAGATACAATTAAAAATGTGGCCTCTGGAAATACTGCAGGTGAAAATTTAATAATTGATGTAGCTAACGCTGAAGAGGCTGAAGATTTTCTGCATTATCTTCATGATCTTGGAGTATTTGCAGTTCTGATTAAATTTGAAGGTAATAAAGCCGTAATAAGGAAAATACATCAATCTACAACAGATAAAATTACCAACTATATAAATGGAGGTCTTTACTGA